Proteins found in one Balaenoptera musculus isolate JJ_BM4_2016_0621 chromosome 4, mBalMus1.pri.v3, whole genome shotgun sequence genomic segment:
- the LOC118893996 gene encoding LOW QUALITY PROTEIN: stAR-related lipid transfer protein 6-like (The sequence of the model RefSeq protein was modified relative to this genomic sequence to represent the inferred CDS: substituted 1 base at 1 genomic stop codon) — translation MDYTALAQQTAQEILGYYQETSVWKVVKTSDTFICHTITQSFAMGSISLRDFIDLVYLKHYERNMDIISSTSVDFPAYPPSSNYIRGCNHACSYMCSPLPENPAYSKLVMFVQKDMRGKLAPSIIXATMPSNLVSFILNVKDGIKANKIPSGRVWMSS, via the exons ATGGACTATACGGCACTTGCCCAACAAACTGCTCAAGAAATTTTAGGTTACTATCAAGAAACATCAGTCTGGaaagtggttaagac TTCGGACACATTCATATGTCATACCATTACACAAAGTTTTGCCATGGGCTCAATATCCCTCCGAGACTTTATCGACTTAGTGTATTTGAAACACTATGAAAGGAATATGGACATTATCAGTTCTACTAGTGTGGATTTTCCAGCATATCCTCCATCTTCAAATTATATTCGTGGTTGTAACCATGCTTGTAGCTATATGTGTTCACCTCTGCCAGAGAACCCAGCGTATTCCAAACTAGTGATGTTTGTCCAGAAAGACATGAGAGGAAAATTGGCCCCATCAATAATTTAAGCAACCATGCCTTCCAATTTAGTAAGCTTCATCCTCAATGTAAAAGATGGAATAAAGGCAAACAAAATTCCATCAGGACGTGTATGGATGTCATCATAA